The following are encoded together in the Candidatus Tumulicola sp. genome:
- a CDS encoding alpha/beta hydrolase, giving the protein MMIRVMHALPVARKLGGPGMVYKYRRVIGRGSLLFGRLPRGVTRLTVNDVDAGVRGEWILSDSSANARAVVYYLHGGGFVAGSPATYRTLTGAFCRRCNVRVFALDYRLAPEHRFPAAVDDAIAGYRWLLAQNVPAGDIVFAGDSAGGGLALSALIALRDAGDPLPAGAVLIAPWVDLTTIAVRRPDTAAVPLRGSERAAQEYVGDRPLDHPLASGIYSDLSGLPPVMIQASNGEMLRDDAVRLDAKARGAGVESNLRLWDGVPHVWHIFAGLRESREAFRDISAFISSVLRKD; this is encoded by the coding sequence ATGATGATCCGGGTGATGCATGCCCTACCCGTCGCCCGAAAACTGGGCGGTCCGGGGATGGTATACAAATACCGGCGTGTCATCGGTCGCGGATCGCTGCTGTTCGGCCGCTTGCCGCGCGGCGTCACTCGACTTACGGTAAACGACGTCGACGCCGGCGTGCGTGGCGAGTGGATTCTTTCCGATAGTAGCGCGAACGCACGTGCGGTCGTGTATTATCTTCACGGCGGCGGCTTCGTAGCCGGATCGCCCGCGACGTATCGCACGCTTACCGGCGCGTTCTGCCGGCGCTGCAACGTGCGCGTGTTTGCACTCGATTATCGCTTGGCGCCCGAGCATCGGTTTCCAGCCGCGGTCGACGATGCAATCGCCGGGTATCGCTGGCTGCTCGCACAAAATGTTCCGGCGGGCGATATCGTTTTCGCCGGCGATTCGGCGGGCGGCGGTTTGGCGCTTTCGGCACTCATCGCTTTGCGCGATGCGGGCGATCCGCTACCGGCCGGCGCCGTGCTCATCGCTCCCTGGGTCGATCTCACCACTATTGCGGTTCGCAGGCCGGATACGGCAGCGGTGCCGTTGCGTGGGTCGGAGCGAGCCGCACAAGAGTATGTCGGCGACCGCCCGCTCGACCACCCATTAGCTTCAGGAATTTATTCCGATCTCAGCGGTTTGCCGCCGGTGATGATTCAGGCGAGCAATGGAGAGATGCTGCGCGACGATGCAGTTCGTCTCGATGCAAAGGCGCGCGGTGCCGGCGTCGAATCTAATCTACGGCTATGGGACGGCGTTCCGCACGTTTGGCACATTTTCGCAGGTTTGCGAGAATCGCGCGAAGCGTTCCGCGATATTTCGGCCTTTATCAGCTCCGTACTTCGAAAGGACTAA
- a CDS encoding c-type cytochrome, translating to MRVTVIAALAFVAACCVAIAASSQTLDGEHVYAQRCGSCHGLSLHGTADGPPLLGVGAAYVDFMLRTGRMPAAVPTGQPLHERALLDDAQIRAVVTYVVRAGGGSPALPVVRSGNPIHGRTAFVNNCQACHGVSGRGASVGYAEVAPSLLQATPEEIAEAIRIGPAVMPRFGRDTIDDRTVDDIVAYVALLKERDTRLGQGGLQIGEIGPVAEGFIAWAVGLGLLLLMCRWIGTPD from the coding sequence ATGCGCGTAACGGTTATCGCCGCGCTGGCATTCGTGGCAGCGTGCTGCGTCGCAATCGCCGCTTCATCGCAAACGTTGGATGGCGAGCACGTCTACGCGCAGCGCTGCGGTTCGTGCCATGGACTTTCGTTGCACGGCACCGCCGACGGACCGCCGTTGCTCGGCGTCGGTGCGGCGTACGTAGATTTCATGCTGCGCACCGGACGCATGCCGGCGGCGGTCCCGACCGGCCAGCCGCTGCACGAACGCGCGTTGCTCGACGACGCGCAAATTCGCGCGGTCGTCACCTACGTCGTGCGCGCGGGCGGCGGCAGTCCGGCGTTGCCGGTGGTCCGTTCGGGAAATCCGATTCACGGCCGGACAGCATTCGTCAATAACTGTCAAGCGTGTCACGGCGTCTCCGGGCGCGGTGCATCGGTGGGCTACGCCGAGGTCGCGCCCTCCTTGCTGCAAGCGACGCCGGAAGAAATTGCCGAAGCGATTCGCATCGGTCCGGCCGTGATGCCGCGCTTCGGGCGCGACACGATCGACGATAGGACGGTCGACGACATCGTCGCGTACGTAGCATTACTCAAAGAGCGGGATACACGCCTGGGCCAAGGTGGGCTGCAGATCGGCGAAATCGGCCCGGTCGCCGAGGGATTCATCGCCTGGGCAGTCGGTTTGGGATTGCTGCTGTTGATGTGCCGCTGGATCGGAACGCCGGATTGA
- a CDS encoding peptide chain release factor 3 gives MNQIEEEVSKRRSFAIISHPDAGKTTLTEKLLLYGGAIHVAGQVSARKRQRQAASDWMALERERGISITSTVLQFPYEGYTLNLLDTPGHQDFGEDTYRTLLAADSAVMLIDAAKGVEPQTKKLFAICRERGIPLFTFMNKLDRPSRDPLELLDELESVLGIGAYPMNWPLGSGDAFRGVYDRELRELHVFERSAHGATRATERVVDAGDDAVLQRLADDSTLAQFRDGLALLDGAGASFDRDAMLRGEVSPVFFGSAVTNFGVRPFLDRFVTMAPPPSRRSRVGPGDDEFTGFVFKIQANMDPRHRDRIAFVRVCSGKFERDMTVRNARTGKEVRLSRAMRLFADERASIDTAYAGDVVGLANPGVFAIGDALYDGAPVDFGPIPSFEPEHFALVRSTDTASYKSFGKGIAQLREEGAVQVFYPYGSTRTEPILAVVGELQFEVAKYRLEEEYNAKTVFDRMALSLARRVTGDPARIASAQMPSNARLVEDWDGHPVGLFESEWSLRLAQEWNPQLQFVAFSAIAEEVVS, from the coding sequence GTGAATCAAATCGAAGAAGAAGTCTCCAAACGGCGATCGTTTGCGATCATTTCGCATCCCGACGCCGGCAAAACGACGCTGACCGAAAAATTGCTGCTGTACGGCGGCGCTATTCATGTTGCCGGCCAAGTGTCGGCGCGCAAGCGCCAACGCCAGGCTGCGAGCGACTGGATGGCGCTCGAACGCGAACGCGGTATTTCGATCACGTCGACCGTGTTGCAGTTTCCATACGAAGGCTACACGCTCAACCTGCTCGATACGCCGGGTCACCAAGATTTCGGCGAAGATACGTATCGCACGCTGCTGGCCGCCGATAGCGCGGTGATGTTGATCGACGCGGCCAAAGGCGTCGAGCCGCAGACGAAAAAGCTGTTTGCAATCTGCCGCGAGCGCGGCATTCCGCTCTTTACATTCATGAACAAGTTGGATCGCCCGAGTCGCGATCCACTAGAACTGCTGGACGAACTCGAAAGCGTGCTGGGCATCGGCGCGTATCCGATGAACTGGCCGTTAGGGAGCGGCGATGCGTTTCGCGGCGTGTACGATCGCGAGCTGCGCGAATTGCACGTGTTCGAACGATCGGCGCACGGCGCGACGCGCGCGACCGAACGCGTTGTCGATGCCGGCGACGACGCGGTGCTGCAACGCTTAGCAGACGATTCGACGCTGGCGCAGTTCCGCGACGGTCTGGCGCTGCTCGACGGAGCGGGCGCTTCATTCGATCGCGACGCCATGCTGCGCGGCGAAGTATCGCCGGTGTTTTTCGGCAGCGCGGTCACCAACTTTGGCGTGCGCCCATTCCTCGACCGTTTCGTAACGATGGCGCCACCGCCGTCTCGTCGGTCACGCGTCGGACCCGGCGACGACGAATTCACCGGCTTCGTCTTTAAAATTCAAGCCAACATGGATCCGCGGCATCGCGATCGCATCGCATTCGTGCGGGTGTGCTCGGGCAAGTTCGAGCGCGACATGACCGTGCGCAACGCGCGCACCGGCAAAGAGGTGCGCTTGTCGCGTGCTATGCGACTGTTCGCCGACGAGCGTGCGTCGATCGACACTGCCTACGCTGGCGACGTAGTCGGTCTTGCCAATCCCGGTGTCTTCGCGATCGGCGATGCGCTGTACGACGGCGCTCCGGTCGATTTTGGACCCATCCCCTCCTTCGAGCCGGAACATTTCGCCTTAGTGCGCAGTACGGATACGGCGAGCTACAAATCGTTCGGAAAAGGCATCGCGCAGTTGCGCGAAGAGGGAGCGGTGCAAGTGTTCTACCCGTACGGCTCGACGCGGACCGAACCGATTCTCGCCGTGGTCGGCGAGTTGCAGTTCGAGGTCGCCAAGTACCGTTTGGAAGAGGAATACAACGCCAAAACGGTCTTCGATCGCATGGCCCTGTCGCTCGCCCGCCGGGTAACCGGCGACCCCGCGCGCATCGCGTCGGCGCAGATGCCGTCGAACGCACGTCTCGTCGAGGATTGGGACGGGCACCCGGTCGGTTTGTTCGAGAGCGAATGGAGCTTGCGGCTCGCACAAGAGTGGAATCCGCAGCTTCAGTTCGTCGCATTTTCCGCAATAGCCGAGGAGGTCGTTTCATAG
- a CDS encoding YkgJ family cysteine cluster protein, producing METIDLINLRAYAKRTGQPTHPELLDARPIDHVNKMEIDEEHVTLEFDEKTTRFYNANEITKREWIYKYNDDAEFVRAVGKVIDLARKRFKEMPENIACPPGCAECCSGYEPFVSRSDVQRLADHLGMTYDDVLNEYVVQRESADGFHVGWLRKVTEDVADKCVFLMGSRSGRYYCGVYEGRPHDCRDFTPIGCDDVDDSLPRRTDWKLGPEFKPKHPGRSKNGKRL from the coding sequence ATGGAGACGATCGACCTCATTAATCTTCGCGCCTATGCGAAACGCACGGGCCAGCCGACGCACCCCGAACTGCTCGACGCGCGCCCGATCGATCACGTCAATAAGATGGAGATCGACGAAGAACACGTCACGCTCGAGTTCGACGAGAAGACCACGAGATTCTATAACGCCAACGAAATCACGAAGCGCGAATGGATTTATAAATATAACGATGACGCCGAGTTCGTGCGCGCAGTTGGTAAGGTGATCGATCTCGCGCGCAAGCGTTTCAAGGAAATGCCGGAAAATATTGCGTGTCCGCCCGGATGCGCCGAGTGCTGCAGCGGTTACGAGCCGTTCGTCAGCAGATCCGACGTTCAACGGCTCGCCGATCACTTGGGTATGACCTACGACGACGTTCTTAACGAATACGTGGTTCAGCGTGAGTCGGCCGACGGCTTCCACGTGGGTTGGCTCCGCAAAGTCACCGAAGACGTGGCCGACAAGTGCGTATTCTTAATGGGATCGCGCAGTGGGCGGTATTACTGCGGCGTTTACGAAGGCCGGCCACACGATTGCCGCGACTTCACGCCGATCGGTTGTGACGACGTCGACGATTCGCTTCCGCGCCGGACCGATTGGAAACTGGGACCGGAGTTCAAACCGAAACATCCCGGACGTTCCAAGAACGGAAAACGCCTGTAA
- a CDS encoding ROK family protein: MRTAIGIDLGGSHVTAAVVTEDGTIHAAHEQDLDDLAFDAVVEALSTQVTAALKDAGSKVAGIGIGSPGNIDAESGAVLYSPNFGWTNEPLGGAVRSRFKLPVFVGNDARCATLGEHAFGAGRGTGDFVMLTIGTGIGGGIVANDTLLLGNRWGAGEIGHHQIRPDDGFVCACGKIGCFEAQASGTGLIRHAFAVAPSFPRSTMLDIPREKLSSKKIRKAAQSGDKHALAAWKNYTSDMAIGLANIISFVNPKRIALGGGMSSAGDFLIDAVAGRVDDLTTMVPRGTTGIVIAQLGNNAGQAGAAEMVFRGGLMAAATSAATPG, translated from the coding sequence ATGCGAACTGCAATCGGTATCGATTTAGGCGGCTCACACGTTACTGCGGCGGTCGTCACCGAGGACGGAACGATTCACGCCGCGCACGAGCAAGACCTCGACGACCTCGCGTTCGACGCGGTGGTGGAGGCGCTGAGTACGCAGGTTACCGCGGCCCTCAAGGACGCCGGTTCGAAGGTAGCCGGCATCGGCATCGGATCGCCCGGCAACATCGACGCCGAGTCGGGTGCCGTGCTGTATAGCCCGAACTTCGGCTGGACCAACGAGCCGCTCGGTGGCGCCGTACGGTCGCGCTTTAAATTGCCGGTGTTCGTCGGAAACGACGCACGTTGCGCGACGCTGGGCGAACACGCCTTCGGCGCTGGGCGTGGAACCGGCGATTTCGTGATGTTGACGATCGGCACGGGCATCGGCGGCGGAATCGTCGCAAACGACACGCTACTGTTGGGTAATCGTTGGGGCGCCGGTGAAATCGGACACCATCAAATCCGTCCGGACGACGGCTTCGTATGCGCCTGCGGAAAGATCGGTTGCTTTGAAGCACAGGCATCCGGAACCGGCCTGATACGGCACGCCTTCGCAGTTGCACCTTCGTTTCCGCGCAGCACGATGCTCGACATTCCACGCGAAAAGCTGAGCTCGAAGAAAATTCGGAAAGCGGCGCAATCTGGCGATAAGCACGCGCTAGCTGCTTGGAAAAATTATACGTCGGATATGGCGATCGGGTTAGCCAACATCATCTCGTTCGTGAATCCGAAACGTATCGCGTTGGGCGGCGGAATGTCGTCGGCCGGCGATTTCTTGATCGATGCTGTCGCCGGACGCGTAGACGATCTTACGACGATGGTGCCCCGCGGGACGACGGGAATCGTGATCGCGCAACTCGGCAATAACGCCGGTCAAGCCGGCGCTGCTGAAATGGTCTTTCGAGGTGGATTGATGGCTGCTGCGACGTCGGCGGCGACGCCCGGCTAA
- a CDS encoding glycosyltransferase, with protein sequence MTNRAMFLISDTGGGHRSAANAITAALDEITEPAFEHRIDDVAAHCSFPLTQLGLGYSMALRYAPPVYGALYYATNGRRRYKALIRFCEPLYRERLRDLFLDYKPNAIVSVHPLLNHAALRARADAGMQHVPVITVITDLGKVHESWLVPDADAIVVPAREVYQRALSRGVSPSRLRLLGHPIHPKFDDVTGTKAQLRAALGLPEDAFIVMLMAGGEGGGKLLSTTLALARARLPIHMVVVCGRNDHMKQKLTEMSAGLPTPIDVLGFTDQIPEYFRAVDLLVTKAGPGSLAEANAAHLPVIVYDYVPGQERGNVDFVRHNGLGAVALSGAQEVVGAVAAMLRKPERLIAIRHNQEVVAPRRSSRRIAALIAQMARDGTLPAEDELDQEPLRQVAGV encoded by the coding sequence ATGACCAATCGGGCGATGTTCCTGATCTCCGATACCGGCGGAGGCCACCGCAGCGCGGCCAATGCGATCACCGCGGCGCTGGACGAGATCACCGAACCCGCCTTCGAGCACCGGATCGACGACGTCGCCGCGCACTGCTCGTTCCCGCTCACCCAACTCGGTTTGGGCTACAGTATGGCCCTACGGTATGCGCCACCAGTCTATGGAGCGCTGTATTACGCGACCAACGGCCGCCGGCGATACAAAGCGCTCATCCGCTTCTGCGAACCACTCTACCGCGAACGTCTCCGCGACCTGTTCCTGGATTACAAGCCAAATGCCATCGTCTCGGTGCATCCGCTGCTCAATCACGCGGCGTTACGAGCGCGCGCCGACGCAGGCATGCAGCACGTTCCAGTCATCACGGTCATTACCGATCTGGGCAAGGTGCACGAGTCGTGGCTGGTCCCGGACGCCGACGCGATCGTCGTGCCGGCCCGCGAAGTCTACCAGCGCGCACTTTCGCGCGGCGTGTCCCCATCAAGGTTACGGCTGCTGGGACATCCGATCCATCCGAAATTCGATGACGTGACCGGTACCAAGGCGCAACTGCGAGCGGCCCTGGGTTTGCCCGAGGATGCGTTCATCGTGATGCTGATGGCCGGCGGAGAAGGCGGCGGAAAACTGCTTTCCACGACGCTGGCTTTGGCTCGCGCGCGCTTGCCGATTCATATGGTGGTCGTATGCGGCCGCAACGATCATATGAAACAGAAGCTGACCGAAATGTCGGCCGGCCTGCCGACGCCGATCGACGTGCTTGGCTTTACGGACCAAATCCCGGAATATTTCCGCGCGGTCGATTTGCTGGTAACCAAGGCCGGCCCGGGCTCGCTGGCCGAGGCCAATGCAGCGCACCTGCCGGTCATCGTGTACGACTACGTGCCCGGTCAAGAACGCGGGAACGTCGATTTCGTGCGCCACAACGGCCTGGGTGCGGTGGCGTTGTCGGGAGCGCAAGAAGTCGTCGGCGCGGTGGCCGCGATGCTGCGCAAACCAGAACGGCTGATCGCGATCCGGCACAATCAAGAAGTCGTCGCACCGCGTCGAAGCTCGCGACGAATCGCGGCACTCATTGCGCAGATGGCGCGCGACGGCACGCTGCCGGCGGAAGACGAGCTCGACCAAGAGCCGCTTCGCCAAGTCGCCGGCGTTTAG
- a CDS encoding pyridoxal-phosphate dependent enzyme — translation MAVSFEDVRAAALRLAGIAHRTPIARSRTLDERCGAVVLLKCENLQRMGAFKFRGAYNFLSQLSEAQRRAGVVAFSSGNHAQGVALAARLLEMPATIVMPSDAPAVKVEATREYGAEIVFYDRNNNDREALAQRIADEREAIAVPPFDDPRIIAGAGTVGLELVEDAELDAIVTPVGGGGLMSGTSIAAHGIDPSIEIYGVEPQAGDDFARSMRADDRIEIPVPTTVADGLRTTQPGEHTFAIARSHVSDVVTVSDDELLRAMRFAFERMKLVMEPSGAAGLAAMLERRIPGLAGKRVGVVISGGNVDAATFARAIAS, via the coding sequence ATGGCCGTATCGTTCGAGGATGTTCGTGCGGCCGCATTGCGGCTCGCGGGCATCGCGCATCGCACCCCAATCGCTCGTTCGCGGACGTTGGACGAGCGTTGCGGCGCGGTCGTGCTGCTGAAGTGCGAGAACCTGCAGCGGATGGGCGCGTTCAAGTTTCGCGGCGCCTATAACTTCCTATCGCAACTGAGCGAAGCGCAGCGCCGCGCGGGTGTCGTGGCATTTTCGAGTGGCAACCACGCGCAAGGCGTCGCGCTGGCCGCGCGTCTGCTCGAGATGCCGGCGACGATCGTGATGCCCAGCGACGCACCGGCGGTGAAGGTCGAAGCGACGCGCGAGTACGGCGCAGAGATTGTCTTCTACGATCGCAATAACAACGATCGCGAAGCCTTGGCGCAACGTATCGCGGACGAACGCGAGGCCATCGCCGTTCCACCGTTCGACGATCCCCGCATCATCGCGGGTGCCGGAACCGTCGGCCTGGAGTTGGTGGAAGATGCCGAGCTCGACGCGATCGTCACACCGGTCGGTGGCGGCGGTTTGATGAGCGGAACGAGTATCGCGGCGCACGGGATCGATCCGTCGATCGAGATCTATGGCGTCGAGCCGCAAGCCGGCGACGATTTCGCGCGTTCGATGCGCGCCGACGACCGCATCGAGATACCCGTGCCCACAACGGTCGCAGACGGGCTTCGCACCACGCAGCCTGGCGAGCACACGTTCGCGATCGCGCGGTCACACGTCAGCGATGTCGTTACCGTAAGTGACGACGAACTGCTGCGCGCGATGCGCTTTGCGTTCGAGCGCATGAAGCTCGTGATGGAGCCGAGCGGTGCCGCCGGTCTTGCCGCAATGCTCGAACGTCGCATTCCCGGGCTCGCCGGTAAACGCGTCGGCGTCGTCATCAGCGGCGGCAACGTCGATGCCGCAACGTTCGCGAGGGCCATAGCAAGCTAG
- a CDS encoding peroxidase-related enzyme (This protein belongs to a clade of uncharacterized proteins related to peroxidases such as the alkylhydroperoxidase AhpD.) has translation MEGASAASRFGEPEEAALPEDIRSVYEANRAKIGFVPNVFRAYALRPEHFRAFMQYHDVLMKGAGGLSRAEREAIVVAVSAENCCQYCMTAHGAALRILGKDPQLAEQIANNWRTARISPRWRAMLAFASRVNEPGFAASDDEIAELRRAGFTDRTIWDIAAIAAFFGFSNRMAGLMDMRPNDEFYTMGR, from the coding sequence GTGGAAGGGGCCAGCGCGGCGTCTCGCTTCGGCGAACCCGAGGAAGCGGCGCTTCCGGAGGATATTCGAAGCGTTTACGAAGCGAATCGCGCGAAGATCGGATTCGTTCCGAACGTCTTTCGCGCGTACGCTCTGCGCCCCGAACATTTCCGCGCCTTCATGCAGTACCACGACGTGCTCATGAAGGGTGCAGGCGGTTTGTCGCGCGCCGAACGCGAGGCGATCGTGGTTGCGGTGTCCGCCGAAAACTGCTGCCAGTATTGCATGACTGCCCACGGCGCCGCTTTGCGCATTCTCGGCAAAGATCCTCAACTGGCCGAACAGATCGCTAACAACTGGCGTACCGCTCGAATCTCACCACGCTGGCGTGCGATGCTGGCGTTCGCCTCGCGCGTCAACGAACCGGGGTTCGCCGCGAGCGACGATGAGATCGCGGAGCTGCGCAGGGCCGGCTTCACCGATCGGACCATTTGGGATATCGCGGCGATCGCAGCATTCTTTGGATTCTCGAATCGCATGGCGGGCTTGATGGATATGCGCCCCAACGACGAATTCTACACGATGGGCCGCTAA
- a CDS encoding lytic transglycosylase domain-containing protein, whose translation MRPNTISFEPLKGAAPLRDGGPTTFAELAIARALLHTNSRIEPVEALHLAIRTTDAARERGLPSEFLAATLLQESAYDADAVSSAGAIGIAQFMPSTAAGIGLDPRDPEQAIDGAAALLHGYIVAYAGRYVDNYSAALAAYNAGPGAVAKYRGVPPYPETIDYIATIFDRWARIRSYEHPPHRSRH comes from the coding sequence ATGCGTCCGAATACAATATCGTTCGAACCGTTGAAGGGCGCGGCTCCGCTGCGCGATGGCGGCCCTACGACCTTTGCCGAGTTGGCGATCGCGCGCGCCTTGTTGCACACCAATTCGCGTATAGAGCCGGTCGAAGCGCTGCACCTCGCCATACGCACAACTGACGCTGCCCGGGAACGGGGCTTGCCATCCGAATTTTTGGCCGCGACGTTACTGCAAGAATCGGCCTACGATGCCGATGCGGTGTCCTCGGCGGGGGCCATCGGCATCGCGCAGTTCATGCCGTCCACGGCTGCGGGAATTGGGCTCGACCCGCGCGACCCCGAGCAAGCCATCGATGGCGCGGCGGCACTGCTACACGGCTATATCGTGGCCTACGCCGGCCGCTACGTCGATAACTATTCGGCGGCGCTGGCAGCCTATAACGCGGGTCCGGGCGCCGTGGCGAAGTATCGCGGCGTTCCGCCGTATCCGGAAACGATCGACTACATCGCCACGATTTTCGACCGGTGGGCGCGCATTCGATCGTACGAGCATCCACCGCACCGTTCGAGGCACTAG
- a CDS encoding SDR family oxidoreductase, protein MDLQIHDRVALVTGASSGLGKAVALSLAAEGVTLAVAARRRDRLDELVELATKAGAGDARAFEVDLTNPDSVVHLVADVDRAFGRVEILVLNGGGPKPGTFTTMSLDDWDAGYRAVLRSMLELTYAMLPQMVSRKWGRIVALTSSSVKQPIANLTLSNAFRSSLVAALKTLSIEVASQGVTVNSIATGRVITDRLRQLYPDEAALNAAAKTQIPIGRVATPQEFAPMVAFLCSEAASYITGQTIAIDGGLIASTY, encoded by the coding sequence GTGGACCTCCAAATTCACGATCGCGTCGCGCTCGTCACCGGCGCGAGTTCCGGTTTGGGTAAAGCCGTCGCACTATCGCTCGCTGCCGAGGGCGTGACGCTCGCAGTCGCGGCGCGACGCCGCGATCGGCTCGACGAGCTTGTCGAACTCGCCACCAAGGCCGGCGCGGGCGACGCACGCGCATTTGAAGTCGATCTGACCAATCCGGATTCGGTCGTACATCTCGTCGCCGACGTCGACAGAGCGTTTGGCAGGGTCGAAATTTTGGTTTTGAACGGCGGGGGTCCGAAGCCCGGAACGTTTACCACGATGTCGCTCGACGATTGGGACGCCGGCTACCGCGCCGTGCTTCGGTCGATGCTCGAGCTCACGTACGCGATGTTGCCGCAGATGGTGTCCCGCAAATGGGGCCGCATTGTGGCACTCACGTCGTCGTCGGTGAAGCAGCCTATAGCGAATCTCACACTCTCGAACGCCTTTCGCTCCTCGCTCGTCGCGGCGTTAAAAACGCTTTCGATCGAAGTCGCGTCGCAAGGCGTGACGGTGAATTCGATCGCAACGGGCCGCGTCATAACCGACCGCCTTCGCCAGCTGTATCCCGACGAAGCAGCGTTAAATGCGGCTGCGAAAACCCAGATTCCGATCGGCCGCGTCGCAACGCCGCAAGAGTTCGCACCAATGGTTGCGTTCTTATGCAGCGAAGCTGCGAGTTACATTACGGGGCAAACGATCGCCATCGACGGCGGTCTTATCGCTTCGACGTACTAA
- a CDS encoding ATP-binding protein, with translation MHLRCAASADRARPLRHALGAFLAAVDVDVMKVEDVLTAVGEALANVVEHAYAHAGVTATEMELVAHTEDDSALWIDVVDHGHFLERPPRPHRGFGLRIVRAIAREVSIDATESGTRVRMLFDLRGKRAIGG, from the coding sequence TTGCATCTGCGATGTGCAGCTTCGGCCGATCGGGCTCGGCCGCTACGGCATGCATTAGGAGCCTTTCTGGCCGCCGTCGACGTCGACGTTATGAAGGTCGAGGACGTATTGACGGCCGTCGGTGAGGCACTGGCCAACGTCGTCGAACACGCCTACGCCCACGCCGGCGTTACGGCCACCGAAATGGAGCTGGTCGCGCACACCGAGGACGATTCGGCGCTGTGGATCGACGTGGTCGACCACGGGCATTTCTTGGAGCGGCCGCCGCGCCCGCATCGAGGATTCGGCTTGCGAATCGTCCGCGCCATCGCGCGCGAGGTCTCCATCGACGCTACTGAGAGCGGAACGCGCGTTCGCATGCTCTTCGACCTACGAGGCAAACGAGCCATCGGAGGGTAA